The Magnetococcus sp. PR-3 DNA window GGTTCAGGGGTCCGGTAAGGTTCAGCTAACTGACGGCACCATGATGGGGGTTGGTTATGCCGATGCCAACGGTCACCCCTACCGTTCCATTGGTAAATTGCTTATTGAAGAGGGGCATGTCTCTAAAGAGGCGATGAGTCTGCCGGTTCTACGCAAGTGGTTGGAGGCGCACCCAGAGCAACAGCAGCGTGTGCTAAACCACAACCCTTCCTATGTCTTCTTTAAAGAGATTACAGGGGGGCCTTACGGTAATATTGGGGTACCCCTAAAGCCGGGGCGGGCCATTGCCACAGACTACCGGCTGTTCCCCCGTGGGGCGCCAGCCATGATCCGTACAGAGCTGCCAAAATTCAGCGGTGAAGGACCCCCAGTGGGTTGGAAAAAAGAGGTGCGTTTGGTGGCCAACCAGGATACCGGAGGGGCCATTCGTGGGGCCGGGCGGGTAGATCTGTTTACCGGTTTTGGTCCCGTTGCTGAGCGAACCGCAGGTGAGATGAAGCAAGATGGTGGCGCGCTCTACTTCTTTGCCCCTCAAGATCTAAAGCCTTGGCCTGAATAATCAGAGCCTGCTCCCCGTTGGTCATAGGGTGGTACCCAAAGGGCCCTTCTAAATGTTTAGAAGGGCCCTTTGTCGTATCACCATCAGGTTTACTCTGTTCTGTACAGGTGGCTGATTAGCGGTCAGGGGTTAACAATGGCGACCCCTTGCTCTATGCCCGCAACACAGAACGTTCATCAACAGCGTGCGCTCCGTATGGTGCGGTTTGGGGGGATCTCTTAGCAACCGCTCTGCTTCTGTGTCGTCTTATAACGACGGCTGTTTACGCTGTATTGTCTAAGGTAAACAGGGCTGCAGGGTAGATGGTCTCAACCCCTGCTTGGGCCAGTAAGGCGGTTACAACGGTTAGGGTCCAGCGGGAATCAACATAATCATCAATCAGCAGTACGGGTCCTTGATGTTGAATACGACCGACCTTAAACACACCATCCAGGTTTTGGCACTGGTGAAAGGTGTTTTGCATCTGCTTTTGCCGGGCGTTGTTTTGGATCTGCTCCACACAGGGATCAAAAGGGAGAGCTAAGCGTTGGGATAAACGTAAGCAGAGGTCAGGAACCCGGTCCATAATCCGGCTGGATGGGACACAGCTCACCCAGGTGGGGGCTGGGTTGGGCTGCCACTGTTCAATCATCTGTGCCATGGCTTCGACCAGCTCATCGGCAAAACGGCGTTTTTTATACCCTTGTGCCGCCAACATGCCCCATCCGGCATCTTGCCAACGGCAGAGTACGCGGCCCGGCTGGGCTTGCTGTTTTTTGGGAATGCGGTAGGGGATATTCTCAACCTTAAAAGCACCTGTGTCGGTCTGCTTTCTTGGTTCAAAGGGAATATGGCTTTGCTGCAGAAGGGTGCGGGCGGCTTCGGCTTGCCCAGCTTCCCAGCTGGTTGGTACGATGGATTGACCACGGCACACGGCACATTGACCGCAATTGGAGGCGTCGGGATCATCTAAAGCGTTACGTAAAAAACGCATGAGGCAGGTTTGGCTCTCAATATAGGCTTGAACCTCCTGCCACTCCTGTTCCCTCTGCTGGGTGAGATACTCAATATGGGCATGATCCATGGTAAAGGGGTGGTCGGTGACCTGCCACGTGCGCCCCTCCCTCATAACCGGTGCAGGCTTTTGCACACTTAAAAATTTGAGTACCTTCTCAACCTGCCCCCAGCCTAAATTGCCATGGCGCATGATCTCTTTTAGGGTCGCACCCTCATGGGTTTTTAAAATGTGGAGTATGCTCTCAACCTCATGCTCTTGTGGAAAAGCCTGTGATCGAAAATGACGATGAATGGCTTCATCCTCCACCCCATGGAAAAGAATGCCATAAGCTTGTTCTAACGCACGCCCAGCCCGGCCCACCTGTTGGTAATAGCTGATGACAGATCCAGGGGCCTGATAATGAATAACAAAACCCAAGTCGGGTTTGTCATAACCCATACCTAATGCAGAGGTGGCGACCAGCACTTTGATTTGGTTGCTAATAAGCTGATCTTCCAGGTAGAGCCGGTAATCATTACTGGTCGCAAAACCAGGACCCATAACCCCACTGTAATAGGGGAGTGCTTGAATACCATGATCGTTAAGCCACGTTGAAACCTGATCAGCATCCCGCTTGGTCAGCACATAGACAATGCCACTGTGGGGCAGGTTGGGAATATGCTGAGCCAACCAAGCCATGCGGCTGGTTTGATCGGGTAGGTGTAGGTTCTGTAGAAGTAAGCTCTCACGGATCAGTGTGCCGCGTAGGATCTCAACATCCCCCAACTGTGCCTGGATATCTTGTAGTACCCGGTTGTTGGCGGTCGCCGTGGTGCCTAAAATAGGTGTGCTCGCGGGCATTTGCTGGATAATGTGGACCAGTAGGCGATAGTCAGGCCGGAAGTCATGTCCCCAATCTGAAATGCAGTGGGCTTCATCCACCACAAACATGCCAATGTGGTCAAGAATTCGGGCCAGCACGGTATCCATAAACTTGGGGTTACTAAACCGCTCGGGGGAGATAAGCAGGGCATCGATGCGGTTGGCCAGGATCTCCTCAATGATCGATTCCCAATCGTCACTATTGGCAGAGTTGATGGATGTGGCGGTAATCCCCAACCGTTTAGCGGCGTGTACCTGGTTACGCATCAAGGCCAGAAGGGGGGAGACAATAATGGTAAGACCGGCCCCTTGTTGACGAAGAATGGCTGTGCTTAGAAAGTAAACAGCGCTCTTACCCCAGCCGGTACGCTGGACCACCATAAGCCGCTTTTGGTGGTTGACCAGGGCATCCACCGCCTCCCACTGATCGGGGCGAAAGCAGGCTTGGTCTGAGCCCACCATGGTTTGTAGCAGCTTTTCCGCTTCGTCTCGATGCATGATGATATTCGGCCTTATGGGAGAAAAAGTCAGGCTACTGTAGCACCGAAAGAGAGCGGTCAAAAGTTGTTGCTCGGATCAAGGTGGGATTAATCCATACGGACCATCTTTGGTGGCAAAGATGCTGTATTCACCAGCTTGTCCCTCTCTCCTTGCTGTTGTGGTTTATCTTGATTGATATAGGGAATGATAAACCAAAACCGTGAACCCAGCCCCACTTGGCTACTGACATGAATACGCCCACCCATGGCTTCAACCAATGCACGGCAGATGGCCAGCCCAAGGCCCACACCACCTTGTTGGCGGGTATCGCTACTGTCTACTTGGAAAAAAGGTTCAAGAATCTGCTGTAGAGCAGCTTCCGATATACCTTGGCCGGTATCTTTAACCTCAATGTGCACCTGGGAATGATAGTGAGCCGTGGAGAGAGAGAGCGAAATCAGCCCGTGATCGGTGAATTTTATGGCGTTGTTGAGTAAGTTGATCAGGATCTGACGCAAGCGTGTGGCGGGAACTTCAATATGACGAGGTAGCTTAGGGTCCAGCTCTAGCTGGATCATCAGTTTTTTTTGATGGGCCTGTTGAATAAACAGCCCCATGATCTCATCCAAAAACGGTTGTAGAGCAATATGCTCGGATTCCATCGAGAGTTTACCTGCATTAATGGCGGCCAGATCCAACAGATCATCCATAAGTCGCGTGAGGTGAGCCCCCGCTTTTTCTACAATGGCCAGTTGTCGTTGTTGGTCAGGGTCATGGGCCTCTTCCAGCAAGACTTGAGACATGCCCACAATGGCGTTCAAGGGTGTACGTAGCTCATGGCTAACCACCGCCATAAATTGATCCTTGGCCTGGTTGGCCTGCTCCAGAATTTCTTGGGTCTGTTGATTTTTAGCCTCATGACGTTTCAGCAGCTTCCAGACAAAATAGGTCAATAGAAGAAAACTGAATGTCAGGATTAACGCGGTTGCCAAATAGTGGTCTAGCTCTCGTTTAATCCGTTGTTGAATGTTGGTTTCAATAAGGTCTGCCTGAGCAAGGGCTTTTTGAAAAAGCAGATCAAAATGTTGATCCTTTGCCGTACCTGCGCCGCTGTTTTGGCTGGTAACCAGGCGCTGTTTAGCCACCTGTTGTAGGCTGTCCATGGTTAGCCGCAGTTGGGTTAAGACTTCCCTTAAGTGGGGATTTTTCAGAGCAATAAAACGACCTTCATGGTTCTCCCCGCCTTCTAGCATGGCGTTGGCATACCAATCCGCTTCCTTCAGATGCTGCCAAACCTGTGCCTCTGTCATGCTATGATCCCTTTGGATGATCTCTTCAAACCAGAGATGAAAACGGGTCAGCTCAAATTTGATCTCCATACTGGCATCAATCAAAGGGGCGTTATGGGCTGTCATGCGCCAGCCCATGGTGGCCAAAGTGCCTTGTGTGATCATAACCAGCAGTAAGGCCATAAGCAGGGAGGTTGCAGGCTGGTGGTGCAAAAGTTTGGGGATATAGGGTTTGAACGAAATCATAGCGAACCTTAATGGATGCAAAAAAATGATGATCAAGGAACTTAGAGTCATGAATTATTAAGTAGTTGCATGACAACAGGGTGAACACATGAAGCACCGAGGATGCATAAGAAGTGTGGTTTAAGTGCTAAGGGTCCCTTTTTTTTGACAATTGAAGGAAGGGTGCTAGAGTGGGTTTTCTGGATTTGTGGGTTTAATTGCTTCATTATGTTGGTTTTGGAATGAATTTGGGCGGAGTATGACCTTCTGTGACGAGGTGAAGAGATGAGCAATTGGGGCAAAAGTGTAATCTCGGCAGCAGTTGCTGTGGCTGGTATGGCCGCTGTAGCCGCACAAGCTGGGGATATGATCCGTATGGGTGTGGCCGGTCCGTTTAGCGGCCCCTATGCAGCGTTTGGTGAGCAGCAGTGGCGGGGTGCTGAGGCTGCGATTAAAAATATTAATATGTCGGGGGGCATTAACGGTAAGAAGATTCAACTGATCAAAGGGGATGATGCCTGCGAACCTAAGCAGGCGATGTCCGTGGCAAACCGTTTGGTGGACAATGATGAAGTACATGCTGTAGTTGGGCATTTCTGTTCCTCCACCACCATGCCTGCTTCTGAGGTGTATGACGAAGCGGGCATTTTGGAAATGACCCACGGTTCCACCAACCCTATGGTCACCGAACGTGGTTTAAAGACCATTTTACGTATGTGTGGCCGGGATGATCAGCAAGGTACTGTTGGTGCCAATTTTGTGGTCAATAAGCTGGGCGCCAAACGTGTCGCGGTTTTGCATGACAAAGATACCTACGGTCAGGGTTTGGCCGATGCCATGAAAGCTCACCTGCATAGCCTGGGTATGAAAGAGGTCCTCTACGAAGGCTTGACCCGTGGTGAGAAGGATTTTAATGCGCTGGTCACCAAGATCAAATCTGTTAAGGCCGATGCGGTCTATTTTGGCGGGTTGCATAGTGAGGCCGGGCCCCTGGTCCGGCAAATGCGTGAGCAAGGTATTGAGGCACCCCTTATTTCTGGTGACGGTATTGTCTCTGAGGAGTTTGTGACAGCCGCAGGGGGTGGACGTTTTGTTGAGAATGTCTATATGACCTTTGGCGCGGACCCTCGTAAAAATCCTGCAGGTAAAGCCTTGGTGGCTAAGTTCCGCGCAACTGGCTATGAGCCTGAAGGTTATACCCTGTATGCTTACTCTGTGGTGCAATCCATTGCTGCAGCCATGAAAGCAACGGGATCTACCGATGGGGAAAAACTGGCCGCTTGGTTAAAGAGCAACCCGGTCGAGACCGTCATGGGAACCAAGGCATGGGATGCCAAAGGTGACCTGAAGGTGAGTGACTATGTGATGTATAAGTGGGACAAAAACGGCAAATATGCCGAGGTAGAATAAAAAAAGGGGAGGGCATAGAGATATGCCCTCCTTTTTTTATCAGGTAACGGCCAGGGTATCTGTGAACAACAGGTTTATTTGCATGATCACAGTGCCCAACCCTCAGGCTGTTAGGCTGCTTCTTTATAGTTAAAGCATATCACTTACGCCAATTTTGGCCCTCTAACCTCTAGAACCCTATGAACAGCTATGTCGTTGGACAGCAACTGGTTAATGGTCTGGTCCTTGGTTCCATTTATGGCTTGATTGCCGTGGGCTACACCATGGTCTATGGCATCATTGGCATGATCAATTTTGCCCATGGTGAGATCTACATGATCTCCGCCTACCTAACGGCCATAACCCTGGCGGTACTTACAACCATGGGGTTTAACTCGGTCTTTTTAGCCCTTATCATTACGTTGGTTATCGCGATTCTCTTTACAGCGCTCTATGGGTGGTCGGTAGAGCGGGTGGCGTATCGACCGTTAAGGGGCTCTACCCGCTTAGCGCCCCTTATTTCCGCCATTGGCATGTCGTTGGTTCTACAAAACTATGTGCGTTTGGCCCAGGGTAGCCGCAACCAAGGGGTGCCAAGCCTGATAGAAGGTAACCTGCGGTTAATGGGGGATAGCCCGGACCAGTTTGTACAGATCACCTATCTACAATTAATGATTGTGGTGGTGGCGTTGATCAGCATGGGTATTCTGACCTGGATTATCCAAAAAACCCCCTTAGGGCGTGCCTGCCGCGCTACCCAACAAGACCGTATGATGGCGGAACTGTTGGGGGTGAATACCGATAGAATTATTTCAGTTGTCTTTGTGTTGGGTGCCTCCATGGCTGCTGTGGCAGGGGTCTTGGTGACCTTAAACTATGGCTCTTTTGATTTTCATGTGGGGTTTGTCACGGGGATTAAGGCTTTTACAGCGGCTGTTTTGGGGGGGATTGGCTCCCTACCTGGTGCCATGTTGGGTGGGCTGATTCTGGGGCTGTCCGAGTCCTTCTTTTCTGGCTTTGTGAACACCGATTATAAAGATGTTTTCGCCTTTTCCATTTTGGTGCTGGTACTGATCTTTAAACCCAGTGGTCTTTTAGGCCGTCCTGCGGTGGAGAAGGTGTGAGCCCATGAATAAGATCCTTAAACACGCCTCGATTGATGCCCTGAAAATGGGTCTGTTGGCCCTACTGCTGTTTGGTCCCATGACCGGTATGCTGCTAAATGGGTATGGCATTAAGTATGAGCCCTCCCGCGCTTTCTGGCTGGTTGGGGTTCTGCTGGTGGGCCGTTTTTTAGTGGTGTTCGTGAGTAATACCGAGGCTTTAGCCCCCATCGCCAACCTGTTCAGGCGCAAGGATCGGGTGGAGGTGGTGGTTAGCCCTACCGGCCAGTTTCGCCATAAGGTCATGATATGGTTAACCTTGGCGGTAGCCTTCTCCCTACCGTTCTTGCTGAATAAATATTGGATCAATGTCGCCACGTTGGCCTTAATCTATGTGTTATTGGGTTTGGGTTTGAACATTGTGGTTGGTCTGGCTGGGCTGCTAGATCTGGGCTTTGTGGCCTTTTATGCAGTTGGTGCATATGGTTATGCGTTGGGCGCGGAGTATCTGAACCTGAGCTTTTGGGAGGCGATCCCCTTTGCGGCCATTCTTGCCGCCAGCTTTGGGGCGGTGTTGGGTTTTCCGGTCTTGCGGATGCATGGTGATTATCTGGCCATTGTCACCTTGGGGTTCGGTGAGATCATCCGGTTGGTATTAAATAACTGGTTAACCTTTACCGGTGGCCCCAATGGATTGCGAACCCCCCTGCCAACCTTTTTTGGTATGGAGTTTACCAAACGTGCCAAGCAAGGGGGGACCCCCTATCATGAGGTGCTGGGGCAGTGGATGGAGATCGACTACTCCCGAGCAGCTCGGTATATCTTTATCTATGTGACCTTACTTTTGATGGTCATTCTGTTGGTCTATGTAGTTAACCGATTAAAAAAAATGCCCATTGGCCGTGCTTGGGAAGCGTTGCGGGAAGATGAAATTGCCTGTCGCTCCTTGGGGATTAACCATGTCACGGTCAAGCTATCCGCTTTCTCCATGGGGGCAACAGTGGGGGGCATTGGCGGGGTGTTTTTTGCCGCCAGCCAAGGGTTTGTCAACCCAGCCTCCTTTACCTTTTTTGAGTCAGCTTTAATCCTGGCCATTGTAGTGTTGGGGGGCCTGGGCTCCATTGTGGGTGTGATTGTGGCAGCGGTGGTGCTTACGGTACTGCCCGAAATTTTAAGGGATTTTTCTGAGTACCGTGTGCTGATCTTTGGTATGGCGATGGTCTTAATGATGGTCTGGCGACCTCGGGGGCTGCTGAGAATTCATCGCCCAGAATTCGTGGTGGAGAAGAAATCGCCATGAGCTTATTAAATGTCGATAAACTGACCATGCGTTTTGGGGGATTGACCGCACTGAGTGAGGTCTCCTTTGGGGTAGAAAAAGGGAGTATTACGGCCCTGATTGGTCCCAATGGGGCGGGCAAAACCACCGTCTTTAACTGCGTGACCGGTTTTTATAAGGCCAGCCAGGGGGAGATCTCTTTAAACCGGCAAGGTCACAAGCGGCAAGATTTGGTCGAGATGTTGGGCCTGCCTTTTGAGCTGAAGGATTTTGTTCAGCCAGCGGCTTTTATGCGGCGGCTCTACTTCAAACTGTTTGGGGGGAGCCATCGGGTGACACGGGCTGGTGTGGCTCGTACCTTCCAGAATATTCGTCTCTTTAGAGAGATGACAGCGCTGGAGAATCTGCTGGTGGCCCAGCATGAGCGGGTAAACCGCAATTTGCTCTCGGGTATCTTACAGACCGCCACCTATCGACGTAGTGAGCAAGATGCCCTGGACCGTGCGCTCTATTGGCTCTCTGAGTTGGGTATTGAAGAGAGTGCCAACCTGTTGGCTGGTGCCTTGCCCTATGGTCATCAGCGACGTTTGGAGATCGCCCGGGCGTTGTGTACCGATCCTGTTTTGATCTGCTTGGATGAGCCTGCGGCAGGCTTGAACCCCCGTGAGACCACAGAGCTTTCGGCCACGATCCGTAAACTGCGTGAACGGCATGGGATCACCATTTTTTTGATTGAGCATGATATGGGGTTGGTGATGGATATCTCTGACCATGTTGTGGTGTTGGACCATGGTGAGGTGATTGCCCGTGGTACAGCGAAGGAAGTTCAGAACAATGCGCGCGTGCTGGAGGCCTATTTGGGGGTGGAGGATGATGCTGCATGAGTGAGATCCAGCCACATATGATGCTCCAACTGGAGGGGGTGGATGCTGCTTATGGCCCGGTACACGCACTACATGGGGTCTCTTTGCATGTGCACCAAGGTGAAATTGTGACCTTAATTGGGGCCAACGGCGCGGGTAAGTCGACACTGCTTATGTCGATTTTTGGTAATCCACGGGCACAGGCGGGTGTTATTAAGTTTAATGAAGAGGAGATTACCCAGGCCTCGACCCATGCTATTGCCCGTATGGGTATTGCCCAAGTGCCGGAGGGACGCCGGATCTTTGGTGAGATGACGGTGTTGGAAAACCTAGCCATGGGTACCGCACCCCTCAAAGAGCGGGATGATACCCGTGAGGCGCAAGATCTACAGCGGGTGATGAGCCTGTTTCCCCGCTTAGAGGAGCGTAAAGCGCAACGGGCCGGTACCCTATCCGGTGGCGAGCAGCAGATGCTGGCCATTGGTCGGGCCCTGATGAGCCGCCCTAAGCTG harbors:
- a CDS encoding RecQ family ATP-dependent DNA helicase, with product MHRDEAEKLLQTMVGSDQACFRPDQWEAVDALVNHQKRLMVVQRTGWGKSAVYFLSTAILRQQGAGLTIIVSPLLALMRNQVHAAKRLGITATSINSANSDDWESIIEEILANRIDALLISPERFSNPKFMDTVLARILDHIGMFVVDEAHCISDWGHDFRPDYRLLVHIIQQMPASTPILGTTATANNRVLQDIQAQLGDVEILRGTLIRESLLLQNLHLPDQTSRMAWLAQHIPNLPHSGIVYVLTKRDADQVSTWLNDHGIQALPYYSGVMGPGFATSNDYRLYLEDQLISNQIKVLVATSALGMGYDKPDLGFVIHYQAPGSVISYYQQVGRAGRALEQAYGILFHGVEDEAIHRHFRSQAFPQEHEVESILHILKTHEGATLKEIMRHGNLGWGQVEKVLKFLSVQKPAPVMREGRTWQVTDHPFTMDHAHIEYLTQQREQEWQEVQAYIESQTCLMRFLRNALDDPDASNCGQCAVCRGQSIVPTSWEAGQAEAARTLLQQSHIPFEPRKQTDTGAFKVENIPYRIPKKQQAQPGRVLCRWQDAGWGMLAAQGYKKRRFADELVEAMAQMIEQWQPNPAPTWVSCVPSSRIMDRVPDLCLRLSQRLALPFDPCVEQIQNNARQKQMQNTFHQCQNLDGVFKVGRIQHQGPVLLIDDYVDSRWTLTVVTALLAQAGVETIYPAALFTLDNTA
- a CDS encoding sensor histidine kinase, with translation MISFKPYIPKLLHHQPATSLLMALLLVMITQGTLATMGWRMTAHNAPLIDASMEIKFELTRFHLWFEEIIQRDHSMTEAQVWQHLKEADWYANAMLEGGENHEGRFIALKNPHLREVLTQLRLTMDSLQQVAKQRLVTSQNSGAGTAKDQHFDLLFQKALAQADLIETNIQQRIKRELDHYLATALILTFSFLLLTYFVWKLLKRHEAKNQQTQEILEQANQAKDQFMAVVSHELRTPLNAIVGMSQVLLEEAHDPDQQRQLAIVEKAGAHLTRLMDDLLDLAAINAGKLSMESEHIALQPFLDEIMGLFIQQAHQKKLMIQLELDPKLPRHIEVPATRLRQILINLLNNAIKFTDHGLISLSLSTAHYHSQVHIEVKDTGQGISEAALQQILEPFFQVDSSDTRQQGGVGLGLAICRALVEAMGGRIHVSSQVGLGSRFWFIIPYINQDKPQQQGERDKLVNTASLPPKMVRMD
- a CDS encoding branched-chain amino acid ABC transporter substrate-binding protein, which codes for MSNWGKSVISAAVAVAGMAAVAAQAGDMIRMGVAGPFSGPYAAFGEQQWRGAEAAIKNINMSGGINGKKIQLIKGDDACEPKQAMSVANRLVDNDEVHAVVGHFCSSTTMPASEVYDEAGILEMTHGSTNPMVTERGLKTILRMCGRDDQQGTVGANFVVNKLGAKRVAVLHDKDTYGQGLADAMKAHLHSLGMKEVLYEGLTRGEKDFNALVTKIKSVKADAVYFGGLHSEAGPLVRQMREQGIEAPLISGDGIVSEEFVTAAGGGRFVENVYMTFGADPRKNPAGKALVAKFRATGYEPEGYTLYAYSVVQSIAAAMKATGSTDGEKLAAWLKSNPVETVMGTKAWDAKGDLKVSDYVMYKWDKNGKYAEVE
- a CDS encoding ABC transporter permease subunit, whose protein sequence is MNSYVVGQQLVNGLVLGSIYGLIAVGYTMVYGIIGMINFAHGEIYMISAYLTAITLAVLTTMGFNSVFLALIITLVIAILFTALYGWSVERVAYRPLRGSTRLAPLISAIGMSLVLQNYVRLAQGSRNQGVPSLIEGNLRLMGDSPDQFVQITYLQLMIVVVALISMGILTWIIQKTPLGRACRATQQDRMMAELLGVNTDRIISVVFVLGASMAAVAGVLVTLNYGSFDFHVGFVTGIKAFTAAVLGGIGSLPGAMLGGLILGLSESFFSGFVNTDYKDVFAFSILVLVLIFKPSGLLGRPAVEKV
- the livM gene encoding high-affinity branched-chain amino acid ABC transporter permease LivM, whose product is MNKILKHASIDALKMGLLALLLFGPMTGMLLNGYGIKYEPSRAFWLVGVLLVGRFLVVFVSNTEALAPIANLFRRKDRVEVVVSPTGQFRHKVMIWLTLAVAFSLPFLLNKYWINVATLALIYVLLGLGLNIVVGLAGLLDLGFVAFYAVGAYGYALGAEYLNLSFWEAIPFAAILAASFGAVLGFPVLRMHGDYLAIVTLGFGEIIRLVLNNWLTFTGGPNGLRTPLPTFFGMEFTKRAKQGGTPYHEVLGQWMEIDYSRAARYIFIYVTLLLMVILLVYVVNRLKKMPIGRAWEALREDEIACRSLGINHVTVKLSAFSMGATVGGIGGVFFAASQGFVNPASFTFFESALILAIVVLGGLGSIVGVIVAAVVLTVLPEILRDFSEYRVLIFGMAMVLMMVWRPRGLLRIHRPEFVVEKKSP
- a CDS encoding ABC transporter ATP-binding protein; the protein is MAMSLLNVDKLTMRFGGLTALSEVSFGVEKGSITALIGPNGAGKTTVFNCVTGFYKASQGEISLNRQGHKRQDLVEMLGLPFELKDFVQPAAFMRRLYFKLFGGSHRVTRAGVARTFQNIRLFREMTALENLLVAQHERVNRNLLSGILQTATYRRSEQDALDRALYWLSELGIEESANLLAGALPYGHQRRLEIARALCTDPVLICLDEPAAGLNPRETTELSATIRKLRERHGITIFLIEHDMGLVMDISDHVVVLDHGEVIARGTAKEVQNNARVLEAYLGVEDDAA
- a CDS encoding ABC transporter ATP-binding protein; its protein translation is MMLQLEGVDAAYGPVHALHGVSLHVHQGEIVTLIGANGAGKSTLLMSIFGNPRAQAGVIKFNEEEITQASTHAIARMGIAQVPEGRRIFGEMTVLENLAMGTAPLKERDDTREAQDLQRVMSLFPRLEERKAQRAGTLSGGEQQMLAIGRALMSRPKLLLLDEPSLGLAPLIIKQIFTTLRQIAQEGVTIFLVEQNANQALQLANRGYVLVNGRITLSGSGQALLNDPEVRHAYLGGH